In one Fibrobacter sp. UWB5 genomic region, the following are encoded:
- a CDS encoding Fic family protein — protein MSDKMSMKMSDKYEPPFTLNTAIVNLAAEIAAKVERFAIRLEQPDSLRLRRVNQIQSIHSSLAIEGNMLSEDQVSDIIEGKRIMAPAREILEVKNALRTYELYPSLNAFSEKDLLKAHGVMMQGMIPDAGKYRNCNEGVFKGKKCVHFAPPPKMVPILMKNLFSWLKRSKMHWLIRSCIFHYEFEFIHPFRDGNGRMGRLWQSLILGKWNPVFAHLPVENLVYANQQEYYNAINASSTAGDCSIFVEFMLDKILGALKDVQNVEVETPVAETIHLTARQEKIIAALKKNNFLTEKELAEKFAVTPRTIERDLAKLQQYGTLERVGSKRDGRWIVKALPF, from the coding sequence ATGTCGGATAAGATGTCCATGAAAATGTCGGATAAATATGAGCCGCCCTTTACGCTCAACACGGCGATAGTCAACCTTGCAGCAGAGATTGCGGCCAAGGTCGAACGGTTTGCCATCCGTTTGGAACAGCCGGATAGTCTGCGCCTGCGCAGGGTCAACCAGATTCAAAGCATCCACAGTTCCCTGGCGATAGAAGGCAACATGCTTTCCGAAGATCAGGTATCCGACATCATCGAAGGCAAGCGGATTATGGCCCCTGCACGCGAAATCCTGGAAGTGAAGAACGCCTTGCGGACATACGAACTGTACCCTTCGCTGAACGCGTTTTCTGAAAAGGACCTGCTCAAGGCCCATGGCGTAATGATGCAGGGCATGATTCCCGACGCGGGCAAATACAGGAATTGCAATGAAGGCGTATTTAAAGGGAAAAAGTGCGTCCATTTCGCTCCCCCACCGAAAATGGTGCCCATCCTGATGAAGAACCTCTTTTCTTGGCTAAAGAGGAGCAAGATGCATTGGCTGATTCGGTCCTGCATCTTTCACTATGAATTCGAGTTCATCCACCCGTTCCGTGATGGCAACGGACGAATGGGCCGCCTGTGGCAATCCCTTATTCTAGGCAAGTGGAATCCTGTCTTTGCGCACCTGCCCGTCGAGAACCTGGTCTACGCCAACCAACAGGAATACTACAACGCAATTAACGCATCAAGCACGGCCGGCGACTGCAGTATTTTTGTCGAATTCATGCTGGACAAGATTCTGGGAGCACTAAAGGATGTTCAGAATGTTGAAGTCGAGACGCCAGTTGCAGAAACCATCCACTTGACCGCCCGTCAAGAAAAGATTATCGCAGCGCTGAAAAAGAACAACTTCCTTACCGAAAAGGAATTGGCAGAAAAGTTTGCCGTCACCCCAAGGACGATTGAACGTGATCTAGCGAAGTTGCAGCAGTACGGAACGCTTGAACGAGTCGGTTCAAAAAGAGACGGTCGCTGGATTGTCAAAGCCCTCCCGTTCTAA
- a CDS encoding ImmA/IrrE family metallo-endopeptidase, giving the protein MADLSIFSARLKNARIMKGLSMDELCTAMGNVVSKMAISKYENGQLAPNSGIIIALSKALGLPIDYFFRPFTVQVDSVRFRKKSSLPQKKENSLRETIADLMERYINIEEICSSSAAKHHIPQIKANSAEDVKMAAAVVRKEWKLGLAGIVNVIDLLENHGVKVIEIDAPESFDGMSSLVNEKFHVVILNRTFSVERKRFTALHELGHLVLRFPKPIDKKQEESFCHLFASEMLVPEPELKRILGKARKDISYQELRAIQLGYGISCDAIMYKAKECGIISEQRYRTFCIQKNKATKFRALIEKSLYHYEESTRFVSLVYKALSKELITISKAANLLHLDIEQVRRDLALV; this is encoded by the coding sequence ATGGCAGACCTTTCCATTTTCTCAGCTAGACTCAAAAACGCCCGAATTATGAAAGGGCTCTCTATGGACGAACTTTGTACGGCCATGGGGAATGTCGTCTCAAAGATGGCGATTTCAAAGTACGAGAACGGCCAGCTCGCACCGAATAGTGGCATTATTATCGCACTATCCAAGGCGCTGGGCCTGCCCATTGACTACTTTTTCAGGCCCTTTACGGTGCAGGTAGATTCCGTGAGGTTCCGCAAGAAAAGCTCGCTCCCGCAGAAAAAGGAAAACAGCCTCCGCGAAACCATCGCCGACCTGATGGAACGCTACATCAACATCGAGGAAATCTGCAGCAGCTCTGCCGCGAAACACCACATTCCCCAAATCAAGGCCAACTCCGCCGAAGACGTTAAAATGGCCGCAGCGGTAGTCCGCAAGGAATGGAAGCTCGGCCTGGCAGGCATCGTGAATGTAATCGACCTGCTCGAAAACCACGGCGTGAAAGTCATCGAGATTGACGCCCCGGAATCCTTTGACGGCATGAGTAGTTTGGTCAACGAAAAATTCCACGTCGTCATTTTGAACAGGACGTTCTCTGTCGAGCGCAAACGCTTTACCGCGCTTCACGAACTCGGGCACCTCGTGCTTCGCTTCCCCAAGCCCATCGACAAAAAGCAGGAAGAATCTTTCTGCCACTTGTTCGCAAGCGAAATGCTGGTCCCGGAACCCGAACTCAAGCGGATCCTCGGCAAGGCCCGCAAGGACATCTCGTACCAGGAACTGAGAGCCATCCAGCTCGGCTACGGAATCTCTTGCGATGCAATCATGTACAAGGCGAAGGAATGCGGCATCATCTCGGAACAGCGCTACCGCACCTTCTGCATCCAGAAAAACAAGGCAACGAAATTTAGGGCACTTATCGAAAAGTCGCTGTACCACTACGAAGAATCCACCCGTTTCGTGAGCCTGGTCTATAAGGCGCTGAGCAAGGAACTCATCACCATATCCAAGGCGGCAAACCTGTTGCACCTGGACATCGAACAAGTCCGTAGGGATCTCGCACTGGTATGA